The Benincasa hispida cultivar B227 chromosome 9, ASM972705v1, whole genome shotgun sequence genome has a segment encoding these proteins:
- the LOC120085533 gene encoding cytochrome P450 81Q32-like, which translates to MVTILLYFLCFYALHLLIHRLLAKFHNRPPSPFPALPFLGHFHLLKPPLHRTLAKISDQYGSVLLLRFGSRPVLLVSSPSAAHECFSQNDIVFANRPRFLASKHLGYDFTTVVWASYGDRWRDLRRISSLHLLSSANLQALSSVRSDEVHSLILRLCKTSNQSIVNVRTVLFEFMLNVMMRMIGGKRYFGDNTTHTEESRKFQEIVTETFKLSGVNLVDYFPILKWTGISRKFEKRYINLRKKRDELIQNIIEEHRKEKEKMMMSSNKSPLKKTTMIEVMLSLQESDPEYYTDEVVIGQMMVMLSAGTDTSVGTMEWAMSLLLNHPDVLAKAKAEIDDIVGEKRHMEESDLEKLPYLQAVIKETQRMYPVGPLLVPHESSADCFVGGYHVPRGTMLVVNAWAIHNDARNWEEAAAFKPERFMGAAAVEEGDGIGLKYMAFGVGRRGCPGEGLAMRVVGLALGSLIQCFEWERIGEEMVDMSEGTGLTMPKACPLRAKCRPRPILHYAM; encoded by the coding sequence ATGGTAACAATCCTTCTATATTTCCTCTGCTTCTACGCCCTTCACCTCTTAATTCATCGTCTTCTCGCCAAGTTCCACAACCGCCCACCTTCCCCTTTCCCAGCCCTCCCCTTTCTCGGCCATTTCCACCTCCTCAAGCCCCCTCTTCACCGGACTTTAGCCAAGATTTCCGACCAATACGGCTCCGTTCTCCTTCTCCGCTTCGGATCTCGTCCAGTCCTCCTCGTCTCTTCCCCTTCTGCTGCCCACGAATGCTTCTCCCAAAACGACATCGTTTTCGCCAACCGCCCTCGATTTCTCGCCAGCAAGCATCTCGGATACGACTTCACCACCGTCGTTTGGGCCTCTTATGGCGACCGCTGGCGCGATCTCCGTCGAATCTCATCCCTTCATCTCCTCTCCTCCGCTAATCTCCAAGCTCTCTCCTCTGTACGCTCTGATGAAGTCCATTCCCTAATACTCCGCCTCTGTAAAACCTCAAATCAATCCATCGTCAATGTTAGAACTGTTCTCTTCGAATTCATGCTTAATGTTATGATGAGAATGATCGGCGGAAAGCGTTACTTCGGCGATAACACAACCCATACAGAGGAATCTCGGAAATTCCAAGAAATCGTTACCGAAACGTTTAAACTATCAGGGGTTAATCTGGTGGATTATTTCCCGATACTGAAATGGACTGGAATCAGCAGAAAATTCGAGAAGAGGTACATTAATCTACGGAAGAAAAGAGATGAGTTGATTCAGAATATAATAGAGGAACACAGAAAGGAGAAAGAGAAGATGATGATGAGTAGTAACAAATCTCCATTGAAGAAGACGACAATGATCGAAGTGATGTTATCTCTTCAAGAATCAGATCCTGAATACTACACCGACGAAGTCGTCATCGGCCAAATGATGGTTATGTTATCGGCTGGAACCGACACGTCGGTTGGGACGATGGAATGGGCCATGTCGCTACTGCTGAACCATCCGGACGTGCTGGCAAAAGCCAAAGCCGAAATCGACGACATCGTAGGGGAAAAACGACACATGGAAGAATCGGATCTGGAAAAGCTACCGTATCTGCAGGCGGTGATTAAGGAGACGCAGAGGATGTACCCGGTGGGGCCGTTACTGGTGCCTCACGAGTCCTCGGCTGATTGTTTCGTGGGTGGGTACCATGTCCCACGCGGCACGATGTTAGTGGTGAACGCGTGGGCCATACACAACGACGCCAGAAATTGGGAGGAGGCGGCAGCGTTCAAGCCAGAGAGATTCATGGGAGCGGCGGCGGTGGAAGAGGGAGATGGAATTGGGTTGAAGTACATGGCATTTGGGGTGGGTAGGAGGGGGTGCCCTGGGGAAGGGCTGGCCATGAGAGTAGTGGGATTGGCTTTGGGGTCGTTGATTCAGTGCTTTGAGTGGGAAAGAATTGGGGAAGAAATGGTAGACATGAGCGAAGGAACGGGGTTGACTATGCCAAAGGCCTGCCCTTTGCGAGCTAAGTGTAGGCCCCGCCCAATTCTCCACTATGCCATGTAA